One segment of Carya illinoinensis cultivar Pawnee chromosome 13, C.illinoinensisPawnee_v1, whole genome shotgun sequence DNA contains the following:
- the LOC122291344 gene encoding cyclin-dependent protein kinase inhibitor SMR12-like → MGVSDSQMLVSDNDLNVMKLNFVTRPTLEFQDECPTEPPEDRGVRKMPEVLQEEQEYQKQEEDLEQEQEKEDKNDSISLSSLGVRIPSLGEFRDMEEEDDGFKTPTSLDHKIPVVLQCPPAPKKLKPKAVTTKRKAARRRIPLDLSNEIESLFPSTLQVDLSGTIKKIREGDETR, encoded by the coding sequence ATGGGTGTGTCTGATTCTCAGATGCTTGTCTCTGATAATGATCTGAATGTTATGAAATTGAATTTCGTAACAAGACCCACGTTGGAATTTCAAGATGAGTGCCCGACAGAACCTCCAGAAGATCGCGGGGTTCGCAAAATGCCAGAAGTACtgcaagaagaacaagaatatcaaaaacaagaagaagatctagaacaagaacaagaaaaagaagataaaaatgatAGCATTTCTCTTTCATCTCTGGGGGTCAGAATTCCTTCTCTAGGAGAATTCAGGGACATGGAGGAGGAGGATGATGGGTTCAAGACTCCAACTTCGTTGGATCATAAAATCCCAGTGGTTCTGCAATGCCCTCCTGCACCAAAAAAACTCAAACCAAAAGCAGTGACGACAAAGCGAAAAGCCGCTAGACGAAGAATTCCGCTTGATCTGTCAAATGAGATTGAATCATTGTTCCCTTCAACTCTTCAAGTAGATCTTAGTGGTACGATTAAGAAAATTAGAGAAGGAGATGAAACCAGATGA